A region from the Campylobacter subantarcticus LMG 24377 genome encodes:
- a CDS encoding DUF493 domain-containing protein produces MVNICDLKKEPIIDYPTFWDYKVVFEASIDAPEIFNQTLNQRDFKYQISNTSKQGTYKSYLLSVYVNSKEDRLNIFNQLKSKAKFVL; encoded by the coding sequence GTGGTAAATATATGCGATCTTAAAAAAGAACCTATTATTGACTATCCTACTTTTTGGGATTATAAAGTTGTATTCGAAGCAAGTATAGATGCGCCAGAAATTTTTAATCAAACTTTAAACCAAAGAGATTTTAAATATCAAATTTCTAACACAAGCAAACAAGGAACATATAAAAGTTATCTTTTAAGTGTTTATGTGAATAGCAAAGAAGATCGATTAAATATTTTTAATCAATTAAAAAGCAAAGCCAAATTTGTACTATAA
- a CDS encoding menaquinone biosynthesis family protein has product MNKKISVAHSPDADDIFMYMAIKFGWVGNAYEYENTALDIQTLNELALQNIYDVSAISFALYPLIASEYALLKTAVSFGEGYGPKLIKKKDKRLKPNFKVALSGAHTTNALIFRIKYPQARIIYKNFLEIEKAVLEGEVDAGVLIHESILEFDSSLCVEAELWDIWQELAKNDLPLPLGGMALRRSLPINDAIAVEKDLIKAVEVADHNRKILASMLLERDLIRVDVQKLDVYLNLYANKNSINMNDKQYNAIDKLFELGFNHGFYEKLIKSKDYLIPSEYEEFRNS; this is encoded by the coding sequence ATGAATAAAAAAATTAGCGTAGCACACTCTCCTGATGCTGATGATATTTTTATGTATATGGCGATTAAATTTGGTTGGGTGGGAAATGCCTATGAATATGAAAATACAGCCTTAGATATACAAACTCTAAATGAGTTAGCATTGCAAAATATATACGATGTTAGCGCAATATCTTTTGCGCTTTATCCTTTGATAGCTAGTGAATATGCTTTATTGAAAACTGCTGTAAGTTTTGGCGAAGGTTATGGACCAAAACTCATTAAGAAAAAAGATAAAAGATTAAAGCCAAATTTTAAGGTTGCTTTAAGTGGTGCACACACTACTAATGCTTTGATTTTTCGTATAAAATATCCACAAGCTAGGATAATCTATAAGAATTTTTTAGAAATTGAAAAAGCAGTTTTAGAAGGTGAGGTAGATGCTGGAGTGCTGATACATGAAAGTATTTTAGAGTTTGATTCTAGCTTATGCGTAGAGGCTGAACTTTGGGATATTTGGCAAGAATTAGCAAAAAATGATTTACCTTTACCTTTAGGTGGTATGGCCCTTAGAAGATCTTTACCGATAAATGATGCTATAGCGGTTGAAAAAGATTTAATCAAAGCAGTAGAAGTAGCCGATCATAATAGAAAAATCTTAGCTTCTATGCTTTTAGAGCGTGATTTGATACGTGTAGATGTGCAAAAACTTGATGTATATTTAAATCTGTATGCAAATAAAAACTCTATTAACATGAATGATAAGCAGTATAATGCTATAGATAAACTTTTTGAGCTTGGATTTAATCATGGATTTTATGAGAAATTAATCAAAAGCAAAGATTATCTTATACCTAGTGAGTATGAAGAATTTAGAAATTCTTGA
- a CDS encoding aspartate ammonia-lyase: MGTRKEHDFIGELEISDEVYYGVQTFRALENFHMSGRRLQDYPYFVKAFAQVKKAAALANKEVGVLDSDKADAIAKACDRLIAGEFLDQFVVDMIQGGAGTSTNMNTNEVITNIALESMGHKKGEYQYLHPNDHTNLGQSTNDTYPSSIKVATYAKLTDLLKAMELLKTELEVKAKEYKDIIKMGRTELEDAVPTTLGNTFNAFASYIKSDIEKITTARESMSYLNLGATAIGTGINCHPDYKFVVERKLKEITGVEFKPAENFIAATQDTADFVHVSGALKTAAVRLSKIANDLRLMNSGPRCGLGEINLPKMQPGSSIMPGKVNPVICEAVGEACYEVIGNDVAIMLCSERGEFELNAFEPGIAYGLFNSIVLLENAMKSLAEKAVRGLTANPEACKQSVLNSIGIVTAFNPVLGYEKSASIAKEALETGKAVGDICLERGYLPKEEIERILTPENMLNPHMTEKRKA; this comes from the coding sequence ATGGGAACGAGAAAGGAACACGACTTTATTGGCGAGTTAGAAATTTCTGACGAGGTTTATTATGGGGTGCAAACTTTTAGAGCACTAGAAAACTTTCATATGAGCGGCAGAAGATTACAAGATTATCCTTATTTTGTAAAAGCTTTTGCTCAAGTTAAAAAAGCAGCTGCTCTTGCTAACAAAGAAGTTGGAGTTCTTGATTCAGATAAAGCCGATGCTATCGCTAAAGCTTGCGATAGATTAATTGCTGGTGAATTTTTAGATCAATTCGTAGTAGATATGATTCAAGGTGGTGCTGGTACTAGTACAAATATGAATACTAATGAGGTTATCACTAACATTGCTCTTGAAAGCATGGGACACAAAAAAGGTGAATACCAATATCTACATCCAAATGATCATACAAACCTAGGTCAATCTACAAATGATACTTATCCAAGTTCAATCAAAGTAGCAACTTATGCAAAACTTACTGACCTTTTAAAAGCTATGGAACTTTTAAAAACCGAATTAGAAGTTAAAGCTAAAGAATACAAAGATATCATTAAAATGGGTAGAACAGAACTTGAAGATGCAGTTCCTACAACTTTAGGAAATACCTTCAATGCTTTTGCTAGCTATATTAAAAGTGATATAGAAAAAATCACTACAGCACGTGAATCAATGAGTTATTTAAACCTTGGTGCAACAGCTATTGGTACAGGAATTAACTGCCACCCTGATTACAAATTTGTGGTTGAGAGAAAATTAAAAGAAATTACTGGTGTTGAATTTAAACCAGCTGAGAACTTCATTGCTGCTACTCAAGATACTGCTGATTTTGTACATGTAAGTGGCGCATTAAAAACTGCAGCTGTAAGACTATCTAAAATTGCAAACGACTTAAGATTAATGAATTCAGGTCCAAGATGTGGTTTGGGTGAGATTAATCTACCAAAAATGCAACCAGGCAGCTCTATCATGCCAGGTAAAGTAAATCCAGTAATTTGTGAAGCAGTAGGTGAAGCTTGCTATGAAGTTATAGGTAATGATGTTGCTATCATGCTTTGCTCTGAAAGAGGAGAATTTGAACTTAATGCATTTGAGCCAGGTATTGCTTATGGATTATTTAATTCTATAGTTTTACTTGAAAATGCAATGAAATCTCTAGCTGAAAAAGCCGTAAGAGGTTTAACAGCAAATCCTGAAGCATGCAAACAATCTGTACTTAATTCAATCGGTATTGTTACAGCATTTAACCCTGTTTTAGGATATGAAAAATCTGCAAGTATTGCTAAAGAAGCTTTAGAAACCGGTAAAGCAGTTGGCGATATTTGTCTTGAAAGAGGATATCTTCCAAAAGAAGAAATTGAAAGAATTTTAACACCAGAAAATATGTTAAATCCTCACATGACAGAAAAAAGAAAAGCTTAA
- a CDS encoding 3'(2'),5'-bisphosphate nucleotidase CysQ family protein: MKNLDTLLELALRAGKEASKVLLEYKDKNTLWLKEDESPVGLADIKSNEAISEILASSDIAICSEENILSYEERKKLEYFWLIDPLDGTKSYAKKDKEYCVLIALIHKNTPVLSLIGDVENNAFYYAHTHTKVYKNDTILSHELKQYEKVKNIALYSKNHDNNEDFFIQNQLEGIKVSSALKFVYLLEAKAGIYPRFGGPKAWDIAAGDFLVKQNGGILYDFNKKALDYNRPDFKLPSFIAFAKTDFKLQGF; the protein is encoded by the coding sequence ATGAAAAATTTAGACACACTTTTAGAATTAGCTCTAAGGGCAGGTAAAGAAGCTTCTAAGGTATTACTTGAATACAAAGACAAAAATACCTTATGGCTTAAAGAAGATGAATCTCCAGTTGGCTTAGCTGATATCAAGTCCAATGAGGCTATTAGTGAAATTTTAGCATCAAGTGATATAGCCATATGCTCTGAAGAAAATATACTCTCTTATGAAGAAAGAAAAAAATTAGAGTATTTTTGGCTAATAGATCCACTCGATGGCACTAAATCTTATGCTAAAAAAGACAAGGAATACTGTGTTTTAATCGCATTGATCCATAAAAATACTCCCGTGCTTTCACTCATAGGCGATGTGGAGAATAATGCATTCTATTATGCGCACACTCACACAAAAGTTTACAAAAATGACACTATTTTATCTCATGAATTAAAGCAATATGAAAAAGTTAAAAACATCGCTTTATACTCTAAAAATCATGACAATAACGAAGACTTTTTCATACAAAACCAACTTGAAGGTATTAAGGTTTCTTCTGCTTTAAAATTTGTGTATTTGCTTGAGGCAAAAGCAGGAATTTACCCACGTTTTGGTGGTCCAAAAGCTTGGGATATCGCCGCGGGAGATTTTTTAGTCAAACAAAATGGTGGTATTTTATATGATTTTAATAAAAAAGCTTTAGACTATAACCGTCCTGACTTTAAACTTCCAAGTTTTATAGCTTTTGCCAAAACTGATTTTAAATTACAAGGTTTTTAA
- a CDS encoding group III truncated hemoglobin, translated as MKFETINHKGIKKLMDVFYAKIRVHKDLGPIFNDKIGTDDESWKKHKEKISSFWAGMFLGDPSYNGSPLRAHHELPPFPREFFDIWLELFDESLQEVFEDEPRNMMIERARMIAQRFQMIIYDHRFA; from the coding sequence ATGAAATTTGAAACTATTAATCATAAAGGTATAAAAAAACTTATGGATGTTTTTTATGCAAAAATAAGAGTTCATAAAGACTTGGGACCCATTTTTAATGATAAAATAGGCACAGATGATGAGAGCTGGAAAAAACATAAAGAAAAAATCTCAAGTTTTTGGGCAGGAATGTTTTTAGGCGATCCAAGTTATAATGGTTCTCCTTTAAGGGCCCATCATGAGTTACCTCCATTTCCAAGAGAATTTTTTGATATTTGGCTTGAATTATTTGATGAAAGTTTACAAGAAGTTTTCGAAGATGAACCAAGGAATATGATGATAGAAAGAGCTAGAATGATAGCTCAAAGATTTCAAATGATTATTTATGATCATCGTTTCGCTTAA
- the fliQ gene encoding flagellar biosynthesis protein FliQ, producing the protein MESTLVALGVQTFKITLMLSLPMLLAGLIAGLIISIFQAVTQINEATLSFVPKILLVVVVIVFLMPWMISSMIDFTTNILNQIPSFIR; encoded by the coding sequence ATGGAAAGTACTTTAGTAGCCTTGGGTGTACAAACTTTTAAAATCACACTTATGCTTTCTTTGCCTATGCTTTTAGCAGGGCTTATTGCAGGGCTTATAATAAGTATTTTTCAAGCTGTAACACAAATTAACGAAGCTACACTTTCTTTTGTGCCAAAAATTCTACTTGTTGTTGTGGTGATAGTATTTTTAATGCCTTGGATGATAAGCTCTATGATTGATTTTACAACGAATATCTTAAATCAAATTCCAAGCTTTATTCGATGA
- a CDS encoding highly acidic protein, translated as MAYDDEEFENYEDELYDVADDDTYTSNQRSYNYDDDDYEYDDDYSDDDTYEMD; from the coding sequence ATGGCTTATGATGATGAAGAATTTGAAAATTATGAAGATGAGTTGTATGATGTTGCTGATGATGACACCTATACGAGTAATCAAAGATCATATAATTATGATGATGATGATTATGAATACGATGATGATTATAGTGATGATGATACTTATGAAATGGATTGA
- a CDS encoding UDP-N-acetylmuramate dehydrogenase, giving the protein MIIDFSKYSSVRIGESFEVQVLEELCEFDGFLIGGANNLLVSPRPKKLGILGKSFDYIKILEQNEKGMFLEIGSSTKSFKMYHFAKENNLQGFEFLRNIPGTLGGILKMNAGLKDENISKNLTSVYTFNQEILKQDIAFAYRFNPIKEVMFSAKFFLEYGFDINKDELLKNARKNQPKGASFGSIFKNPKNDHAGRLIEAVGLRGFSKNDAMFSNEHANFLINKKHASFDDAMFLIELAKKRVSEEFGILLEEEVAII; this is encoded by the coding sequence ATGATTATCGATTTTTCTAAGTATTCTTCTGTGCGTATAGGTGAGAGCTTTGAAGTACAAGTGCTTGAAGAGCTTTGTGAGTTTGATGGTTTTTTGATAGGTGGGGCTAATAATTTACTTGTTTCGCCAAGACCTAAAAAACTTGGAATTTTGGGGAAAAGCTTTGATTATATTAAAATTTTAGAGCAAAATGAAAAAGGTATGTTTTTAGAGATAGGCTCTAGTACGAAATCTTTTAAAATGTATCATTTTGCCAAAGAAAACAACCTACAAGGCTTTGAATTTTTAAGAAATATCCCAGGTACTTTGGGTGGAATTTTAAAAATGAATGCGGGTTTAAAAGATGAGAACATTAGTAAAAACTTAACGAGTGTTTATACTTTTAATCAAGAAATTTTAAAACAAGATATTGCTTTTGCTTATAGATTTAACCCTATTAAAGAAGTGATGTTTAGTGCAAAATTTTTTTTAGAATATGGATTTGATATAAACAAAGATGAGCTTTTAAAGAATGCAAGAAAAAACCAACCCAAAGGTGCTAGTTTTGGGTCTATTTTTAAAAATCCCAAAAACGATCACGCAGGGAGATTGATAGAAGCGGTTGGTCTTAGAGGTTTTAGTAAAAATGACGCGATGTTTAGTAATGAACATGCAAATTTTTTGATCAATAAAAAACATGCTAGCTTTGATGATGCGATGTTTTTGATAGAGCTAGCTAAAAAAAGAGTATCGGAAGAATTTGGTATTCTTTTAGAAGAAGAAGTGGCGATCATATAG
- the eno gene encoding phosphopyruvate hydratase, translating to MLMIEDLRAFEVLDSRGNPTIKAEIMLSDGSVGSAIVPSGASTGKKEALELRDNDERFGGKGVLKAIENINGTIAENIIGLDAFNQTQLDNTLLELDGTKNYSNLGANATLGISMATARAAANALGVPLYRYLGGANASVLPVPMCNIINGGAHANNSVDFQEFMIMPFGFSSFKEGLRSVCEIYAVLKKELANLGHSTALGDEGGFAPNLANNTEPLDLLITCIKKAGYENKIKLALDVASSELYKDGKYHLEGKVFSSEDLIARYEELCAKYPIFSIEDGLAEDDYEGWIKLTQKLGSKVQLVGDDLFVTNEDILREGIMKNMANAVLIKPNQIGTITQTMRTVRLAHRNNYRCIMSHRSGESEDAFIADFAVALNTGQIKTGALARGERTAKYNRLLEIELDNDEYLGDKL from the coding sequence ATGTTAATGATTGAAGATTTAAGAGCTTTTGAAGTTTTAGATAGTAGAGGTAATCCTACCATTAAAGCTGAAATCATGTTAAGTGATGGTAGCGTGGGTAGTGCTATCGTTCCAAGTGGGGCAAGTACTGGAAAAAAAGAAGCCTTGGAGTTAAGAGATAATGATGAGAGATTTGGCGGAAAAGGTGTTTTAAAAGCGATTGAAAATATCAATGGCACAATAGCTGAAAACATCATAGGACTTGATGCATTTAATCAAACTCAACTAGATAACACTCTTTTGGAGCTTGATGGAACAAAAAACTACTCCAACCTAGGAGCAAATGCAACCTTAGGAATTTCTATGGCAACAGCACGCGCTGCCGCTAATGCACTAGGCGTGCCTTTGTATCGTTACTTAGGTGGAGCAAATGCAAGCGTATTACCTGTGCCAATGTGTAATATCATCAATGGTGGCGCTCATGCAAACAATAGCGTAGATTTTCAAGAATTTATGATCATGCCTTTTGGTTTTTCATCTTTCAAAGAAGGACTAAGATCGGTTTGCGAAATTTATGCGGTATTAAAAAAAGAACTAGCTAATTTAGGTCATTCTACTGCTTTAGGCGATGAGGGTGGTTTTGCACCAAATTTAGCAAACAACACCGAACCACTTGATCTTTTAATAACTTGTATTAAAAAAGCAGGCTATGAAAATAAAATCAAACTAGCGCTAGATGTGGCAAGTAGCGAACTTTATAAAGATGGTAAATACCATCTAGAAGGTAAAGTTTTCTCAAGCGAAGACTTGATCGCTCGTTATGAAGAATTATGCGCTAAATACCCTATTTTTAGCATAGAAGATGGCTTAGCTGAAGATGATTATGAAGGCTGGATTAAACTCACTCAAAAACTTGGTAGTAAAGTTCAGCTTGTGGGCGATGATTTATTTGTAACCAATGAAGATATCTTAAGAGAAGGTATCATGAAAAATATGGCAAATGCTGTATTAATCAAACCTAACCAAATCGGAACAATCACTCAAACCATGAGAACGGTAAGACTGGCTCATAGAAACAACTATAGATGCATTATGAGTCATAGAAGCGGTGAGAGTGAAGATGCTTTTATAGCTGACTTTGCAGTAGCACTTAATACAGGACAAATTAAAACCGGCGCCTTAGCAAGAGGAGAAAGAACAGCTAAATACAATCGCTTATTAGAAATCGAACTAGACAACGATGAGTATTTAGGAGATAAACTCTGA
- the recA gene encoding recombinase RecA, giving the protein MDDNKRKSLDAALKSLDKTFGKGTILRLGDKEVEKIDSIPTGSVGLDLALGIGGVPKGRIIEIYGPESSGKTTLTLHIIAECQKKGGVCAFIDAEHALDVRYAKNLGVDTENLYISQPDFGEQALEIVETIARSGAIDLIVIDSVAALTPKAEIEGDMGDQHVGLQARLMSQALRKLTGIVHKMNTTVIFINQIRMKIGMMGYGTPETTTGGNALKFYASVRLDVRKTATLKQNDEPIGNRVKVKVAKNKVAPPFKQAEFDVMFGEGVSREGELIDYGVKLDIIDKSGAWFSYKASKLGQGRENAKAFLKENPAIADEITQAIQNSIGIDSMILGAKEDEEGEE; this is encoded by the coding sequence ATGGATGATAATAAAAGAAAATCACTTGATGCAGCCTTAAAAAGTCTTGATAAAACCTTTGGAAAAGGTACTATCTTAAGACTTGGCGATAAAGAAGTTGAAAAGATTGATTCTATTCCTACAGGTTCAGTTGGGCTAGATTTAGCTCTAGGTATAGGCGGAGTACCAAAAGGAAGAATTATAGAAATTTATGGGCCTGAAAGCTCAGGGAAAACTACACTAACTTTACACATCATAGCAGAATGCCAAAAAAAAGGCGGAGTTTGTGCATTTATCGATGCTGAACACGCGCTAGATGTAAGATATGCAAAAAATTTAGGTGTTGATACAGAAAATCTCTACATCTCTCAGCCAGATTTTGGAGAACAAGCTTTAGAAATCGTTGAAACCATAGCAAGAAGTGGAGCTATTGATCTAATAGTGATAGATAGCGTTGCTGCACTAACTCCAAAAGCAGAAATCGAAGGCGATATGGGAGATCAACACGTAGGACTTCAAGCAAGATTAATGAGTCAAGCTTTAAGAAAACTCACTGGTATTGTACACAAAATGAACACCACTGTAATTTTCATCAACCAAATTCGTATGAAAATAGGTATGATGGGTTATGGCACACCTGAAACAACCACCGGTGGAAATGCATTAAAATTTTATGCTTCGGTGCGTTTAGATGTAAGAAAAACAGCTACCTTAAAACAAAATGATGAGCCTATTGGAAACCGTGTTAAAGTAAAAGTAGCTAAAAACAAAGTCGCCCCACCTTTTAAACAAGCTGAATTTGATGTGATGTTTGGCGAGGGTGTAAGTCGTGAAGGTGAGTTAATAGACTATGGTGTAAAACTTGACATCATTGATAAAAGTGGTGCATGGTTTTCTTACAAAGCATCTAAACTTGGTCAAGGCAGAGAAAATGCTAAAGCCTTTTTAAAAGAAAACCCAGCTATTGCAGATGAAATCACGCAAGCTATACAAAATTCCATCGGCATAGATAGTATGATTTTAGGTGCAAAAGAAGATGAGGAAGGAGAAGAGTAA
- the moaC gene encoding cyclic pyranopterin monophosphate synthase MoaC has protein sequence MNLTHLDEKNHPKMVDVSQKDITQREACASGKIYMSQEAFNAIIQNKTKKGPVLQTAITAAIMGVKQTSNLIPMCHPLMISKVQTYIEENAKECSFKLFVTVKCEGKTGVEIESLTAVSIGLLTIYDMIKAIDKSMQITDIVLESKKGGKSGKYMRS, from the coding sequence ATGAATTTAACACATCTAGATGAAAAAAATCATCCTAAAATGGTAGATGTAAGTCAAAAAGATATCACCCAAAGAGAGGCTTGCGCCAGTGGTAAAATTTACATGAGCCAAGAAGCTTTTAATGCCATTATTCAAAACAAGACAAAAAAAGGACCTGTTTTACAAACTGCCATTACAGCCGCTATTATGGGTGTAAAACAAACTTCTAATCTCATTCCAATGTGCCATCCACTAATGATTTCAAAAGTACAAACCTATATAGAGGAAAACGCCAAAGAGTGCTCTTTTAAACTTTTTGTAACTGTAAAATGCGAAGGAAAAACGGGTGTTGAAATAGAAAGTTTGACAGCGGTTAGTATAGGACTTTTAACTATTTATGATATGATCAAAGCAATTGATAAAAGCATGCAAATTACAGATATTGTTTTAGAAAGCAAAAAAGGAGGTAAAAGTGGTAAATATATGCGATCTTAA
- a CDS encoding anaerobic C4-dicarboxylate transporter, producing the protein MDIMIILQLVVFLGAIFIGIRLGGIAIGYAGGLGVVILGLVLGMKPGNIPWDVILIIAAAIAAISAMQQAGGLDYMVKVTERILRKHPRFINYLAPACGWLLTILAGTGNAVFSLMPVVIDVAKSQNIKPSAPLSLMVVASQIGITASPVSAAVVYMTGVLEPLGWNYPALIGIWIVTTFAACMITAFIVSLITPMDLSKDPVYQERLKAGLVKSASDVLQSEDKPGAKLSVAIFLITVLCVVLYATAISNNIKWIDPVVIPRDAAIMSFLLTAATLITFLCKVEPAKILDTSVFKSGMTACVCVFGVAWLGNTFVAGHEAGIKEVAGEWVKQTPAMLAVAFFFASMLLYSQAATAKAIVPVIVAALGISATNPADSYMLVACFAAVSALFVLPTYPILLGAVQMDDTGTTRIGKFIFNHAFFIPGVLAIAIAVALGFLAVGML; encoded by the coding sequence ATGGATATTATGATTATTTTACAACTTGTTGTCTTTCTTGGGGCAATATTCATAGGTATCCGCCTTGGTGGCATAGCAATAGGTTATGCTGGAGGTTTGGGTGTGGTTATTTTAGGTCTTGTTTTAGGCATGAAGCCAGGTAATATTCCTTGGGATGTTATCTTAATCATTGCTGCAGCTATTGCAGCGATTTCTGCAATGCAACAAGCAGGTGGTTTGGATTATATGGTAAAAGTCACTGAAAGAATTTTACGTAAACATCCAAGATTTATCAATTACCTTGCACCAGCTTGCGGTTGGTTACTTACTATTTTAGCAGGTACTGGCAATGCAGTGTTTTCACTCATGCCTGTTGTTATTGATGTTGCAAAATCTCAAAACATCAAACCATCAGCTCCACTTTCACTAATGGTTGTTGCTTCACAAATTGGTATTACAGCTTCTCCAGTTAGTGCTGCTGTTGTTTATATGACAGGTGTGCTAGAACCACTTGGTTGGAACTATCCTGCATTAATTGGTATTTGGATTGTAACTACTTTTGCTGCTTGTATGATTACAGCTTTCATTGTAAGTTTAATCACCCCAATGGATCTTAGCAAAGACCCTGTATATCAAGAACGCCTAAAAGCTGGTCTTGTAAAAAGTGCTTCTGATGTTTTACAAAGCGAAGACAAACCAGGCGCAAAACTTTCAGTCGCAATCTTTTTAATTACAGTATTGTGTGTTGTTCTTTATGCTACGGCAATTTCTAACAATATCAAATGGATTGATCCAGTAGTTATCCCAAGAGATGCTGCAATTATGAGTTTCTTGTTAACTGCTGCAACTTTAATTACATTCTTATGTAAAGTTGAACCTGCAAAAATTTTAGATACCAGCGTATTCAAATCAGGCATGACGGCTTGCGTTTGCGTTTTTGGTGTTGCTTGGCTTGGAAATACTTTCGTTGCAGGTCATGAAGCAGGTATTAAAGAAGTGGCAGGAGAATGGGTTAAACAAACTCCAGCTATGCTTGCAGTTGCTTTCTTCTTTGCTAGCATGCTCTTATATTCTCAAGCAGCTACCGCAAAAGCTATTGTTCCAGTTATTGTTGCTGCATTAGGAATTTCAGCTACAAATCCTGCAGATTCTTATATGCTAGTTGCTTGTTTTGCTGCTGTTTCAGCACTTTTTGTTCTTCCAACTTACCCTATTTTATTAGGCGCAGTTCAAATGGACGATACAGGCACAACAAGAATTGGCAAATTCATTTTCAACCACGCATTCTTTATTCCTGGTGTATTAGCTATAGCTATAGCTGTTGCTTTAGGTTTCTTAGCAGTAGGAATGCTTTAA
- a CDS encoding AMIN domain-containing protein — protein sequence MRIKFLVLFVLSCICLNAKDNPFDNDMQQKDPEFVKLSPFQRQDFNFNSDARILKSITLNYINLDGSEEQTTFDIGKSINWHDTYSFIKTKSPNATPILDVSVTVPQKQATKNNKTEENNTTINIETPLFSGSIYNFISLSFYNNKINIKTEDKMLRNLSIGDPTKIIIDFAKKQNFNTKTLQVNTARVKKVVFGSHKEYYRLVIYLDGKYSYDYSHSENLHTFSYR from the coding sequence ATGAGAATTAAGTTTTTGGTATTGTTTGTACTTTCCTGTATATGCTTAAATGCAAAAGATAATCCTTTCGACAACGATATGCAGCAAAAAGATCCTGAATTTGTAAAACTAAGCCCCTTTCAAAGACAAGATTTTAATTTTAATTCTGATGCGAGAATTTTAAAAAGTATTACTTTAAATTATATCAACCTTGATGGCTCAGAAGAACAAACAACATTTGATATTGGTAAAAGCATTAATTGGCATGATACCTACTCTTTCATAAAAACCAAAAGCCCTAATGCAACACCTATTCTTGATGTTTCTGTGACAGTGCCACAAAAACAAGCAACAAAAAATAACAAAACCGAAGAAAACAACACCACTATCAACATAGAAACACCGCTATTTAGTGGCAGTATATATAACTTTATCTCTTTAAGTTTTTATAATAATAAAATCAATATCAAAACCGAAGATAAAATGCTAAGAAATTTATCCATTGGCGATCCTACTAAAATCATCATCGATTTTGCTAAAAAACAAAATTTTAACACCAAAACACTGCAAGTAAACACCGCTAGAGTTAAAAAAGTCGTTTTTGGATCACATAAAGAATACTACCGTTTAGTAATCTATCTAGATGGAAAATACAGCTATGATTATTCTCATAGCGAAAACCTACACACCTTTAGTTATCGCTAA